The Bacillota bacterium genomic sequence CGCCACTACAAAACCCGGTAGCAGCCCAAGATAACCCACAGCAATACCGGCCACCAACGCGGCTACGATCTGAATCACTTAGGCTCCCTCTCTTTCCTGCTTATCTTTCCTTGTGCGCCTTTCCAGTGATTGCCAAGCCCCCACTACCAGGAGGCTGCCGGCAATAGTGGCCATAGCATACGCCAACGCTTCTAAACCCATAACAGCCAGACCGTTCATAATCTCCCGGTCGGCACCGATCTTAGCGCCCAGGAAAAACAACAACAGCACAACTCCGGCAGTGCTTAAGGGGCCGGCTACATACCAGGCGGCTGTTTTAAATATACCTAAATAACCAGCGACAGCTCCGGCAGTCAAAGCTAGTATAACCGTCAGCACGTTATGTCCCTACTTTCAGCTCCCTTAGAATGAATACCCGTACGACTTCAGCTCCTTTGGGCTCGGGATTTTCTCAAAAAAGGACCGCCGGGAGACCGGCGGTAACCGCTCCAAGGCGTAAACTGTTGTTCTCTGGGTGATTAAGCCCCAGGCAGACATCCGCTCAACTCTGCCGCTCCTCTATAGTTCTGCCCGTGCAGAAGTACCCACTATACCTAATCCGGTCCGGCTATGGTACCATGGCCGCCGAATAAATGATGAGTCACTAACTCCCTCAATCGGTGTACGTCGAACGGTTTAGCGATCACTGCCACCACTCCGGCATAGCTCAGCAATTGGAGCGCACAATCCTCGTTGTAAGCAGCAGTCATTACGATAACCCTAAGCTCTGGACAGAGGCGAATTGCCTGCTGTAGGACTGTCCGCCCATCTAGTTTAGGTAGTTTCAGATCCAGTAGCATAAGATCCGGTGGAGTCAATCGAACTATTGTTAGAGCTTCGGTGCCGCTGGCAGCTGTAATCACACACAGTCCCTCTTGGTGGAAGACTTCCCTCAGTAACAACCGCATACCCCGTTGGTCGTCCACTACAAGGAGCGTGTGCACCTTACCCCCTCCTTAGTTAGCGGCTCTGGTTTGTGAATCCGCTTGGCCCTAATCTTATCTTCTGCTGATGCCAATCTGACGTCGCTATATTCTTAGACACCGTTTCGTCCGGCATTAGAATTCATACACTTGGCTGCGCTCACCGCTGTTACCGGCTCGGTCCGTCACCACCAACCGCAAAGTACGGCGGCCTTGCAACTGACCTAAGCTCAGCGGCTTGAAGCTCCCGTCTTGTTCGGCCCGCCCCACAGCCACCAGCCGGTCGTCAATATGAACCCGCAGATAGGATTCCGCCTCCACCGCCCCAGGGTGGCCCGCAATAGTAGTCTGATCGCCGCTTTGGATCAACTGTACCGGGAGACCTTCTTGGTTAATCAGATAGGGCAGGATCACCACCGGCGGCACTGTATCTACACCGTAAAAGCGATGGCGCTCTTTGGCCGACAGCTTGTTCCCGTTAATATCCCGAACTCCGTCCAACACTAAAAAGTAGCGTTCTTCGCTGAGCGACGCTGAGGTGGGCAGCGTCAGCCACACCAGCAAACGGGCCGGATCATACTCCGCCTTTACCGGGCGCAATAAGGCTCCGGTGCTGGTTTCAAGATAAAAGTTGCTTTCGTCGCTAGCACTGTAAGCATCCAACGGACTGCTGAATTCCGCTTTCACCCGTTGGCTGGTAGCCGCCGCCACATCAACTACTTCTGCCGACCACGTGTCCGGATCGAACTCTAATCTCACGCTGCGCCAATCAAGCACTTGGCCCCCATTATCCCGAGCCCAAACTTCCGGGCGATAAGTCTCGCCGCTCCTAAAGCTCTTGTTAGCTCGTACCAAGACTACTGAGTCATAGTATTCATACTGGAACACATAACCGGGCAAGTCAACCCTTACCTCTTGTACCGGGCGGCTAAAAGTCAGCCGGAAGCTGCGGCTGTCCAGCGCCTGGGCCTCCTGGAAACGAAACCGTACCGCACTGCCGCTCGCTAGCCGCACGGTGGTACTAAAAGTGGTAAACCGCTTACCGCTCTTATCGGCCAAATTATTACCGGCACTGAACAAGTAGTCCCTATCTTCTTCCAGCTCTTGTCCTAGCCGTAAGGTAACCCGATCCGGGTCAGGGGTTCTGTCTACACCTAGCATAGGGACCAAGCGCTGGCTCTTCTGGTCCACCAGGCCATAGTTGCTGGCCGAGAACTTATCTTGCACCTCTTCAGCAAAGACTACCTCCAACCGGCGGGCATCCAGCACCGTTACCGACCGAATAAAGCCGTCTTGTTCAGCCGTGACCCCTGGCACCAAGTATCCGGCTGCCGGTATCATCTCTTCGCCGCTTGCATCTTCGATAGCGGAGACAAAGTAGCGATACGTTCGTCCCTTCTCCAACGGCTGGGCTAAAGTCAACCGCACTTCCCGGTCATCGTCGCCCAGCTCAGCTGTTTCAATTGCTATTTCCTCGCTCAAATCATCCGCCCAGGTCAGCCGGTAGTTGCGAGTTCGCTCGGCCCCGGTAACAGACATGGATGCCGAAAAATGCACCAGCAGTTGATCGTAGCGGCCGGGGGCCAACTGCACTTGTTTTACCTCCGGTGGAAACTCGGCCTGCTCGCTCCTTGTACCCCCGACAAAAGTAAAGTACAAGCTGCTAGCTGGCGCCTTATTGCCAGCAGCGTCTAAGGCTCCGGCCAGTTCCAGCCGGTAAGCATCATCACGGTCCAAATAAGTGCTTACCAGCACCCGTCCCGGAGCCACCTGCTCCACCCGGCGGACATCAACTTTTCGCCCTTGCCGCCTGAGCAGAATATCGCCCACCACAACCAGTTTCTCATTAAACAACACCTCAATAGTCGTACCAGAGAGAGCATTGGCGCCGACAACCTTCGGCGGCGTTGTATCCTTAGCCACTGTAACCGTGCGGCTGGTAGCCGCCGATCTATTGCCCCACAGATCAGCCAGCGGTTCCACCTCTAACGTATATACGCTGCCCACGGTAAGCGGCCGCGGAAAAATCAGCACTGCCGTCCGGCCGGTAACCCAAACCTGCTGCGGCCGCTCCCCGGTTTCGCGCAGGCGGTAGTTACCGGCGCTGACTGCTGTCTTCACATCCAGTTCCTGATCGAAGGTCAATTCCAAGCTCTCCGGCCCGGTGCAAGCTAAAGATGTAAGACGCGGGGCCTGTTGACCGACAGATACAGTAAAACTGAAGCTAACCGGATCCAGTGACAGCTTGCTTCCTGACGCCGTCCTTAAATCGTGGGCGCTCAGGGTGTAGCGCTCCCCGACCTTCAGCTCAGGCACCGTTAAGACCACTTCCCGCGGAGCCGTAATCACAGCCCCGGTCACAATCCCCGGACTAAAAGCGGTGCCGGCATAAGCCAAAGTAAAGCTCCCTTCCGGACCTGCACTTACAGACTCCGGATCCAATTCCTGCTCGAAAGTAGCTTTAAGGCGGGTTGGGCCAAGTACTGCCACGTTCTTGTCTCCCACCGGCGGCAGCGCTAGATCGGTAGCGCCGGCCGTGAAATAAAGCGACAAGGTGTGGGTTTTCCCAGCCGCCGTCAGATCCAACACCGACAGCAAATAGCGCGTTCCCCTAATTAGGGAACCGGTGGCTAAGGTAACACTCTGTCCGTCGGCGGCCACCTGGACCGCCTCTATCGGTACTTCCACCTGTAACCCGGTGGCCGGCACCAGCCGGTAGCGAGCTACCTGGGCGGCGCTGCCGCTGTCCACCGCTCCGCTGAAAGTAATGACAACCCGATCCAAATCCAAAGCTGCGGCCACTGCACTGAGCGTACCTGCCGGCGGTGTGGTGATAGGTTGGCCGCCGGTTCTGAGCTGCTGCCACAACTGCCAGATTACCGCCGCCGCCTGATCCCGAGTTGCCGCCTGGGTCGGAAAGAGAAAGCCTTGGTCCGTACCGGAAATAAGACCTTTGGCTACAGCCCGGGCCAAATCAACTTCTGCCCATTTTGAAACCTGATTCCCGTCCTTGAACCGAGCCAGAAAGCTTACACTGGCATCGGTTTCATCTTTCAGTGCCCTGATCACCATGGAAGCCATTTGTTCCCGGGTCAACCCTTCATGGGGTCTAAACTTCCCGGTGGAATCACCCTTGGCCACCCCATGATAAGCTGCCGTCTCTACGTACTTATAAAACCAGTGCTCTTGCCGCACATCACTAAAGGTAGGCGGATAGGAGACAGCCTGCGGCAAACCGGAAGCCAGTACCAACATCTTGATGAAATCAGCCCTGGTTACCGGATCACGCGGTCGGTACTTCTCACCAGGACTTATGATTCCGGCCGTGACTAAATCGTTCACTTTAGCTTCCGCCCAGTGACCCTGCAAATCAGAAAAAGTCCCGGCCGCCTGTGCCGGCAGGGTCGCCCCCACCAATAACAGCCCCGCCAGAAACACCGCGACTGTTCGCGACCATTTAGCAGTCATAAAACATCCTCCCCGACCACCGTATTAGTAATACTATTCGCCCCCGAAAAAAGAAAATCCTCCCAGGAAAGGGAGGATTTCAGCCCTAACTTCTAGTCCTCGGCCCTAATTTCGTACACGATTCCACCCCGGATAATAAGCTCCACCTCCAGACCGGTGGCCAATTCGACCAAGGAAACCTCTTCCTCGTCCCAGAAGAAGCGAGCGTTACTATCTAGTTTGTACTCGTGCACCCGGCCGTCCTCATCTTCAATCTTGACATAGTTTTTGTCTCCTCGTCTGATTTGAACAAGAACGCCTTCTACTGTTCGTTCTTCATCGTCTGGCGGTGACTCGGCCCAAATGTTCAGGGCCTGGTCACCCTTTACCCTAAGCTCTACCTCCCAGCCCACATCAAGAGCATCTAAAGTGGCCACTTTATCGTCTAAGCGGATTTTGGTAGCGGCAGTTACCGCGTAAGTATAGTCACGGCCAGCCTTAGTCCGAATTGTAATAGTGGGGTCTTTTCTCAGCACCAAAGCTGTAATCTTGCCTTCGATCTCCTTCTCCGCCGGCTCTTCCCGCTGGGCTTCAAGCAAAATAGCTTCGTCATCAACTGCTCGAACCTCAATCTGATCCCCAGGCTGCAAATCTGCCAATACTGCGGCCTTGTTGTTTAACCGAATAGTAGTGCGCTTCGTAATCCTGAAGGTGTGCTCTCTCCCCTTGTTATCTTTTACGGACAACGACCAGGGTGTCTTGGTAACTACTGCTGTAATCTGGCCGGATACTTCTTTCTGATTCGATTTCGCCGTAATCTCAAGGGCTATATTAGCCTTATCTTGTTGAACGCCCTTTACTGTTACCTGCTGCTCTAATCTGAGATCACTCAAGAACACTTCCTGCCCGTCCAGACTGATGTAGGTCTCGTCGTCCACTTGGAAGGTAATTTTGCGTCCACCGTCAGTTATCACTGTAATGGCGGCATCTTGCCCCAGAGTAAGACCACTGATGGTTCCTGTGACTCTTATATCCGTCTCTGTCGGTGTTTCGGCCCTGATATATACCACTTCCCGGGTGCCGCCAGTCCCCGCTAGCGTTAGCCAGACCCGCTGACCTGGGGTCACATCCTCTAATTCGGTCGCTTTACCATCCACCCGAATGACACAGTTGTCAGCCACGGTGTACGTATACCTATCCTGATCGGTCTTGATAGTTATACTGGCATCCCTACTGGCGGTCTCCGTTTGTACCCGCACCACCTCACCGTAAACCTGGCTCTGCGGTAGCCGATACCGGTTGGCCAGCCGGCTCAGGATCAGTGACATAATTTTGGCCATCTGGCCCCGATTGAGCAAATTATGGGGTAACCAGCGTCCCTCCGGCGTACCCACCATAATACCCTTCTTGGCCACCAAAATAATGTATACTTTCAGATCATCGGACAAGTCCCCCAGATCCCGAAGACCCGGTAAATCAAAATTGTCCCACCAATCATCTTCTTCATCAAATAACCGGCTGATATACTTGGCCGCATCTAAGCGAGTGGCCTTTTGACCGGGGCGCAAATTGCTAAACTCTGTTTCAGTAATGATCCCTTCCTCCAGAGCTACGCGTACATACCCCCGGGCCCAGGCCGGAATCCCAGACATCCTCCTGATAGTCTCTTTATCGTTTTGGTACTCCAAGGCCTTCTCTTCCAATCCTAATCCCCGTACCAACATCACTAGGATCTGAACACTTTCCACGCTTTCGTCCGGAGCAAACTTGTCATCGCTAACTCCTTTTAGAACTCCCGCCAACGCCATCTGTTCAATGTAGTCCCGAGCCCAGTTTTTCTCAATGTCCTTGAACTTGATCTTTGGCCCTTTCCCCGGCTTTACATCCCACTTTGGTGCCGCCAGTGCCACCGGTGCCAAGATGCTAACCAGCATTGCCGCCAGCACCAGGCCAGCTATCAGCAGCCGAACCGTCCTTTTCATACCGCGATTTCCTCCTTTTACCTGGTTTGGTGTCCTCTATTATTAGTCGTGAGCACTTCTATTTTTTAGGGGGTAGGCAGGAGCAAGCCTGGAAAATTGGCCAGTAAATGCACCGGTTGCCCAGCTAAAACAACTGGGGGGGTGCCTTAGCACCCCACCGTTTAAGCCGCCCGCCTAGCCTTCTTAGCTATCTGCTCCTGCAGAACCTCAATTGCTTTGTCCAACTGCGGATCTTCCTTATTAATAGCGGCCAAACGCTCATTGATAGCGTTGAGGGTGTTCATATCCACCTGGCCGGTACTTTCCAGGCCCTGTTCTGCCTGCAACTCCTTTACTGCTTCCACTGTCTTACCGCTGAAAATGCCGTCGATCTTAGGTAGATCAAAACCTAGAGCCTTTAGGCGCTGCTGCAACTCAGCCACATCCAACCCACCTGTTTCCGGAACTAAGATGCGATCCAGCTCCAGAGCCGGATAGCGGGGTTCTTTGGCTGCCGGTACTACTATATCAGGTACAATCCCCTCTTGGTTAATATTGCGTCCGTTGGGGGTGAAATAGCGGCCAATGGTAATTTTCAGTGCCCCGCCGTCGTCTAGGCAAAAGACATCTTGCACCGTAGCTTTGCCAAAGGTCTTCTCGCCCACCAGTGTACCGGCACCGCGATCTTGTACTGCGCCGGCCACAATCTCGGCTGCGCTGGCACTGCCCCCGTCCACCAACACCACTAACGGCCAGCGCACTGTCTTTAGCTTAGAGTTCAAAACCCGTTTCTGTTCCCGCCCCCGTTCTTCCACATACACCACCGGACCGGCCGGAACAAACTCTTGGGCCACTTCTAACGCTTGGTTAAGCACACCGCCGGGATTACCGCGCAGATCCAGTATAACCCCCTGCATGCCTTGTTGGCTCAAAGTAGCCACCGCTTCCCGCAAACAGTCGCCGGCGTGTTCGTTAAAGTTGGTCAACCTAATATAGCCCAGATTATCCGCCAGCATTTCCGCCTCCACCGGATTCACCTCAATAAACTCGCGGGTGATGGTAAAAGAGAGTTTCTCGTCGTTGCGTTCCACCTCCAGTACCACCTGGGTCTCCGGCTCCCCTAAGATTAACCGGCTGGCTACATCCACAGCCAGGCCGCGGACATCTTTCTCATCCACCTTGATAATACGATCCCCCGGCTGCAGCCCGGCCCGTTCGCCAGGAGTGCCTTTAATCGGTGCCACCACCGTAACATATCCTTCCTTGGCGGTGATTACTATACCCACCCCGCCGAAGGTTCCACTGGTACTGGCCCTAAACTCGCGGTACTCATCAGCGTTAAGATAATTGGAATAAGGATCTTCTAAAGACTCCACCATACCCCGCAGTGCGCCTTCAATCAGCTTCTTAGTGGGTACCTCTTCCACATAAGACTGCCGTACCTTGGTTAAAACATCAAGAAAGAAGACCACATCTTCATCCGGTCCGGCAAAAGCCCGTACCAAAGCCGGCACCTTTAAAGCCAAAGCACTACACAAAATAACCACTGCCAAGATTAGAGCCCAGTGGCGCTTGTTTCGCATAATAAGTTTCATCCTCACTGCTTTAGAATTGACCTCTGACTATAGTCTATTCGGCATTAACCCGGTAAAACCTGCCCCCACATAAAAAGAGTTCAGGCGGGCCAAGTCTTGCCGAATCGTACGGGCTGCGACAAGATTCTTCGCTGCGCTCAGAATGACAGGCGGTAGGGACGGATCATCCTGCGGATGCAAGCTGGCAAAAAGACCCCTCCCTACAGAGCGGTGGTTGCAGGAACATCCCCAAAGCAAAGCTTAGCCCTCGGGGCTAGCCAAGCCGTACACAACAAGATCTGTAACCAGCGCCGCCGTCCTCTCCGGATCCCAGGGCCGTTGCTGCACCAAGTACCACACCCCTACCGTGGACAGCACCCCTAAAAAGGCTTGCGTGGCCAACAGCGCGTCCACCGACTTGAGCAGCCCCGCCTCTATACCCTGCTTAATCACAGCGGCCACCATATCCTGGGCACGCTGACAAATCTCTCTTAAGCGTTCCCGGTGCGGCGACATAATAGCCGGATCAGCGATGATAATACTGGCCGTATTCCGGTGCTCAGTAACAA encodes the following:
- a CDS encoding lysine exporter LysO family protein, which encodes MLTVILALTAGAVAGYLGIFKTAAWYVAGPLSTAGVVLLLFFLGAKIGADREIMNGLAVMGLEALAYAMATIAGSLLVVGAWQSLERRTRKDKQEREGA
- a CDS encoding TetR/AcrR family transcriptional regulator, coding for MLDLSDKEQAIIAAAQRIFALHGYSQARVEDIAQAAGVGKGTVYEYFSSKQAVFEQAVEAGMSQYMDGLEHEIQRDSSPIEKLRRIAVLHMKFVTEHRNTASIIIADPAIMSPHRERLREICQRAQDMVAAVIKQGIEAGLLKSVDALLATQAFLGVLSTVGVWYLVQQRPWDPERTAALVTDLVVYGLASPEG
- a CDS encoding S-layer homology domain-containing protein, which gives rise to MKRTVRLLIAGLVLAAMLVSILAPVALAAPKWDVKPGKGPKIKFKDIEKNWARDYIEQMALAGVLKGVSDDKFAPDESVESVQILVMLVRGLGLEEKALEYQNDKETIRRMSGIPAWARGYVRVALEEGIITETEFSNLRPGQKATRLDAAKYISRLFDEEDDWWDNFDLPGLRDLGDLSDDLKVYIILVAKKGIMVGTPEGRWLPHNLLNRGQMAKIMSLILSRLANRYRLPQSQVYGEVVRVQTETASRDASITIKTDQDRYTYTVADNCVIRVDGKATELEDVTPGQRVWLTLAGTGGTREVVYIRAETPTETDIRVTGTISGLTLGQDAAITVITDGGRKITFQVDDETYISLDGQEVFLSDLRLEQQVTVKGVQQDKANIALEITAKSNQKEVSGQITAVVTKTPWSLSVKDNKGREHTFRITKRTTIRLNNKAAVLADLQPGDQIEVRAVDDEAILLEAQREEPAEKEIEGKITALVLRKDPTITIRTKAGRDYTYAVTAATKIRLDDKVATLDALDVGWEVELRVKGDQALNIWAESPPDDEERTVEGVLVQIRRGDKNYVKIEDEDGRVHEYKLDSNARFFWDEEEVSLVELATGLEVELIIRGGIVYEIRAED
- a CDS encoding response regulator gives rise to the protein MHTLLVVDDQRGMRLLLREVFHQEGLCVITAASGTEALTIVRLTPPDLMLLDLKLPKLDGRTVLQQAIRLCPELRVIVMTAAYNEDCALQLLSYAGVVAVIAKPFDVHRLRELVTHHLFGGHGTIAGPD
- a CDS encoding S41 family peptidase, which translates into the protein MRNKRHWALILAVVILCSALALKVPALVRAFAGPDEDVVFFLDVLTKVRQSYVEEVPTKKLIEGALRGMVESLEDPYSNYLNADEYREFRASTSGTFGGVGIVITAKEGYVTVVAPIKGTPGERAGLQPGDRIIKVDEKDVRGLAVDVASRLILGEPETQVVLEVERNDEKLSFTITREFIEVNPVEAEMLADNLGYIRLTNFNEHAGDCLREAVATLSQQGMQGVILDLRGNPGGVLNQALEVAQEFVPAGPVVYVEERGREQKRVLNSKLKTVRWPLVVLVDGGSASAAEIVAGAVQDRGAGTLVGEKTFGKATVQDVFCLDDGGALKITIGRYFTPNGRNINQEGIVPDIVVPAAKEPRYPALELDRILVPETGGLDVAELQQRLKALGFDLPKIDGIFSGKTVEAVKELQAEQGLESTGQVDMNTLNAINERLAAINKEDPQLDKAIEVLQEQIAKKARRAA